The Melitaea cinxia chromosome 16, ilMelCinx1.1, whole genome shotgun sequence genome contains the following window.
CGTGGGATTTGTCTAATATGCAGTGGGGAGTatagtatgtatgtaaaaatacaCTCTTGCCCTCAGTTTATGAAAATGGTCTGATAATGAGACAGAAAATCATCTTTCTGCAACGTAAATCTATTGCTGTCAAATTCATTCTAACACTTAACatattttacattgtttataccatcattattatttttttgttattgctttAACATCatgtgtgtaatatattttaatatgctattaaggattatttaaaaattattgtgtaTTACAATAAGTTAGGAGTATAATATTCAACAGTTATAACATATAATGAAGACAAATAAGTATTACTTCATCATAATgtataatagttatttaaaactttgtaaAAACTATtgcatgttattttaattttcgtagtaaataatatttaaaaaaagaaattttacacTAGTTTAGTATATAGTTTACTacccaatttttttcttcaaaaacacTTGTCAATCAgagaatttatttatcaatagtttttaattttagttttaatcaaTATCGATTTCTTGACTTATTCGATTAATTAGTCCTCATATTTTCGAGTTCATCGTTTTTCAATCGTTTATCCTGTAATTCAAACGTCTGACTAAAAATTCACCATGTATAAAGGTTTAATCTCTTATTTTTCCACATAACCAAAAAAAAGAGAGTTGTTATGTTAGTATAAAGTAAGTGAAATGTGCGAGTGCGGCGTTGCAGGTGTTCCGCGCGTGCACGCCCCCGGACGCCATCTCGCTGGTGTCGCGCCTGCTGGAGTACACGCCGGGCGCGCGCCTGTCGCCGCTGCAGGCGTGCGCGCACAGCTTCTTCGACGAGCTGCGCGAGCCCAACGCGCGCCTGCCCAACGGCCGCCCGCTGCCGCCGCTCTTCAACTTCACGGACTACGAGCTCGCCATCCAGCCCTCGCTCAACGACTTCCTCaagccgcgcgccgcgcccgcgcctgacgcgccgcccgcgcccgccgcgcccgacGCGACAGGTGCTCCCCTCCCCCCCTAGTACCCTAGCGCTCACACCACTCACATTACGAGCTCGCCATCCAGCCCTCGCTCAACGACTTCCTCaagccgcgcgccgcgcccgcgcccgacGCGCCGCCCGCGCTCACCGCGCCCGACGCGACAGGTGCTCCCATCCCCCCCTAGTACCCTAGCGCTCACACCACTCACATTACGAGCTCGCCATCCAGCCCTCGCTCAACGACTTCCTCaagccgcgcgccgcgcccgcgcccgacGCGCCGCCCGCGCTCACCGCGCCCGACGCGACAGGTGCTCCCATCCCCCCCTAGTACCCTAGCGCTCACACCACTCACATTACGAGCTCGCCATCCAGCCCTCGCTCAACGACTTCCTCaagccgcgcgccgcgcccgcgcccgacGCGCCGCCCGCGCTCACCGCGCCCGACGCGACAGGTGCTCCCATCCCCCCCTAGTACCCTAGCGCTCACACCACTCACATTACGAGCTCGCCATCCAGCCCTCGCTCAACGACTTCCTCaagccgcgcgccgcgcccgcgcccgacGCGCCGCCCGCGCTCACCGCGCCCGACGCGACAGGTGCTCCCATCCCCCCCTAGTACCCTAGCGCTCACACCACTCACATTACGAGCTCGCCATCCAGCCCTCGCTCAACGACTTCCTCaagccgcgcgccgcgcccgcgcccgacGCGCCGCCCGCGCTCACCGCGCCCGACGCGACAGGTGCTCCCATCCCCCCCTAGTACCCTAGCGCTCACACCACTCACATTACGAGCTCGCCATCCAGCCCTCGCTCAACGACTTCCTCaagccgcgcgccgcgcccgcgcccgacGCGCCGCCCGCGCTCACCGCGCCCGACGCGACAGGTGCTCCCATCCCCCCCTAGTACCCTAGCGCTCACACCACTCACATTACGAGCTCGCCATCCAGCCCTCGCTCAACGACTTCCTCaagccgcgcgccgcgcccgcgcccgacGCGCCGCCCGCGCTCACCGCGCCCGACGCGACAGGTTCTCCCCTCCCCCCTAGTACCCTAGTGCTCACACCACTCACACTACAAGCTCGCCATTCAGCCCTCGCTCAACGACTTCCTCAAGCCGCGCGCCGCTCACACTACTCACACTACTCACACTCTATTCCGGACCGAGGTCGCCGTAGGCGTGCAAACgagtttttttttccaaatatctTTATATCGTTCGTGAAtatcgatgttttttttatgtcactaggtcgacgacaaagaagcgtacggctcacctgatggtaagcgattaccgtagcttatagacgcctgcaacaccagaagcatcgcaagcgcgttgccgacccacaATCCCCAAACCCTCTcaaagctctggtcaccttactcaccaacaggaacacaatactgcttgaaaacagtattatttagctgtagtcTTCTGTAattcgaggtactaccccagtcgggctgctccatattttgagcaagaaattcctgctgtgccctacctcagttaattttaACATCGATCCTAGTTGTTTTAACATCGATGTCCACCGAttctttcatattttttctGGGTCGCTCGGTTTAAAGACTATTCGGCCGCCCCGACCTCTTTGAACCGGGATATATTAGTTGTAATCGAAAAGGGACGGTGGCTCGCGCTAGACTCGTCGGACCTCCGTCCCGCCGCTGAGTTCCCGAAGTGTACAGAGCATGTTTGCGCAGGCGAGACGGCGGCGAGCGGGCCCAGCGGCGGCTCCCCGGGCGCGTCGTAGACGGCGCCCCGCGCGCCTCGCAGCGGGCTCCGGGCTGCCGGCCGCTCCCCGCCCTCGACCCGAGACTCGGTCGTATGCTAATTAGTGATAGTACTTTTCGTGTTGGCCATCGGGAAAATTAAATGCATAATAGGTGTTTTCGGCGAGTAATCGTGTGATACTGTAGCGTTATCGTCGATAAAGCTTGAGCTGTCGTAGTCGGTGAGAAGGGTAAATCCACTGTAGAGTCTAAACCGTCGCAATGTGATTACTTTGTACTTTTGTAAGCTCAAATTCCTTCCTCGTGTACATACCTTGAAGCTGAGTTTTAACTGTGATTATTTATCGACAATTCGAAATTCGAGTAATTTGTACATTACCGTTTATTAAGTCGTGTAATATTTTCACTTTCTTCGTCCCTTTCTCAAATGGTCAGCgatataaaatttcttttaaacctCATAAACTAAAAGTAGTCACATACTCGTTTCACGTAAATCACCTATTAAGGTAGCCACATGATATAGCGTGGATCGTAACTTTGCTTGGGCCGTGTAATCTGTAGTAAACTTTCAGTAGCGCATTAGAATATTAACTACGGGAGCGTATTCCTGACTTGCGATACGCGTACGCAGCGTACGCCTGGTATTGCATTGCATATTTCAATTATGATGAACTTATCAGAATGAGCATtttgttgcaaataaaaaaaaaacatacttgtaaatttttataactagCGTAAACTGATCTCtcaagataattttaatatttaatactatttcagaatattatgtatttgtataaacaatttaaaaaaatttttagatttactacattataaataattgtttatttgggCAACTTTACATTAGTACTTTTATTGCAGTGTACCTCACATATATATCCAATgctaaataaatgtaatgtattaaataagCACTGTCGGTGTCCTATTGTAAcgtcatagttttttttttttttaatataatatcgtattatatattcaataaatatttctgctatgtaaaaaaatgtcattgaGAACACATTAATAGtagtcatttatatataaaaaaagatgttaaaataatgaaaatcatTGTCatagttttaagtattttatctaTTTCATTTTGCACTTTGAGACGGCGTACAAGTTATTAGGAAGGTATTAAAATCCTCTACACATAgagaaaaaaatcttatttatgaTTTTCAAGTAgctattattatcaataaataatgttcGGTGAAAAATGATTTCCACCAAATCTAAAAGAGCACCTACACGGGTTAGGCAGCTGAAAAAAGACGAGATTGCAACTGTCTGGTTTAGACTTTGTCATAATAACACATTCTGTTACATCGATAAATGACGTAATCACAAAACATCTTTAGCGTGCCAAGCTATTACAAaatttccaataataataatatgaaaatggcCCCGGTAACGTATGTTAAATACGCTcgtattattacatatttgtatgtactaattacttataaatttttagtataaGAGGTATATTGCGCTCGGCGCACGATTTCAAATCACATAGTTGAGCTTAGCTGTCGTCCCTGCGTCTATTCATTTGCTGACACACCTTTATAATtcgtgtaaatatattataattattatctttatggTATGACTCTGATAAAGTTAATCGGTAGAGAGCGGAGACGCACTCGGTATTACTATTCGCGGTCTTTTCGTGCGCCAGATGGGGCGTATTACTATACGAGAGAAGACCGTATGAATTCAGTAAGGTAATACGATAGTTTAGATACGCATATTTTATTAAGTCTTATCTAATATGAATTTTGTAATCGACGTTGCTTCTAAAGACCCTCTGTGTAAAAAGTTAAGACATACTAGTGACCTGAATGTTTGAAGCGATGTTATTGGAACGTCTTAATCCCACTGAATTCTCACTCTCACGATTTGCGTGCACTTATACTAAATGAGAATTTCCCGTTTAATACATTTCTTCGAAATGAGGTTgacttatataaattatttaaagtaaaagagTTTTCTTATTGCTAGtactgtaatattaaatttaatagtgagtgaaatttgtattttgttttaatttgttttactgAATTTGAATACATCGTAACACCCATATCGTTGTTAGTTATGAatgaaaataacataattataaaagtaaatattaaatgaatagtaaatatggttttttattttatatgtcatttagatttaattacctataatttttaactaataattttacatattaagaaatttagtattaaaaccgaCTAGATGAGTGagaaatataatctatacatataataaaatggtaggaaagtcaaaactgtacattgaatattgttttaaaagaatacttggggtgtgatctacaatcgataccgaagccaaaaacttagtttttagaatttttgtctgtttgtctgtatgtatgtccgggataaacttaaaaagtaccgcatggatttacttcaaatttggcacgaatattattaagaagtcgggtcaacatataggctacatattgtcatgctatcacctaccaggaacgagcagtgaacctttatttcctcaacgcattctataacaacgtgtaatctaatgaagcatatttgaatgttgttgttgttattatgttaataaccatgctatataagctagcttcacactataaaaaatcATGCAATacaagtaactaagccgataaacataattaaatgaatataagtagacaagacaattttaaagcagcgccatctatgatatttttctgtagatataaaaagtaaagaagaaacgggtaaatgaatgttattttaaaaggtataatcgtaggtatttttggtgctgtatagcgttcacgcagacgacgtcgcgggcagcagctagttattattaaaattaaaaaacttgaaattcTTACTAATAGTAAATCTTTATAGGTTGTAAATTGAAAAgtgtgtttttaaatattccataACAAGTTAAACGCCATGGGGGACACCAGTTGGGCCACACTTGTTTAGTCCATGGGGGTAGTTTgtctttatttacaaaaaatttatgataaattttattgcaCTACCACACCTATTATTGTAAATCTTACTTCTTTTTCCTTACactatataacatatttttctaagacatattttttaaattgacacTGGCTCGCGGTCATGTGGTATCCCTCGCGACACCAACGGAAAAATTGTGTGGCGACTACATGGTGTGCCCCATGGcccaaacagaaaaactaaaaatcaaGGTGGCGTTCAATGTGTTTAAGCCTAGTAACAGTAAAGATCTAAAACtgttgatattaaatataacagtCCGCGACAGAATACACTACACATTTTTCATTTCAACTcttagtaagatttttttttaactctgaCTCTACCACTAAAGACTgttatagtcgtcacaaaataagaggcccGTTTGGACATTTGACAGATACCTACCCTTGAACGTTACTTGgtatgaaagaaagaaacaataaaagaattattaataacaattttttttaaaacaaacgtACATTTTTTGGCGTCTTgaataatatgatagaatatagGTACCTATTGGGAGTATTTTTTTCACGCTTACTTTATAGTAATAGTAagcatgcaatttctaattattatgaAACGTCTCAAAAATAGTCACATTGGTCTGGCCGATGTAACTTTGAACTGGCGTACAATTTAcggcaaattttttaaatatttttttatttttcttattaacgAGTGATAACATTAAATTTCGAATAATTATGCCaacttataataaatgtattaatttcgGGCTAAAAGTATTACAATtacttaattaacaaatattaaaacaatagcTTTTGAAGTCAAACCATGTTAAGCGGCGCTGTTTCAAGGTTATGTCAACAACTGTTTGTTTTTGTAGTGATGTAACAAAATAACGAGGCAATTGTAatcgaatatttttgtaatcctAATATAATCTGTCGGtagagtataaaataaaaccttataattttataatatataatgcacttagtatttaataaagttaataatataataaagtacgcccaaacaaaacttaagaaaattagTGCCAAAATACCAGTCAgacgaatgaaaaaaaaaatgaaaataacaccatttattactttatatttctgGTAGAAAATGGCAACACAAAATCGCCTTGTGGGGACCGCCATTTTATGACATTTACAAACAGTCGTCTCTTGTCGTCTCGCACCACAGAGTACAGTAAGTATACCTGTCTCGCACGCATAGACTACGTTATCCAGTGTTTCTCGTTGTGTTTATCTTGTGACTGTTGTTTTgacttaattacttttttaagagAAGCGACAAAAATCGATAATTGGGACAATGCTGTTTTCATCGACGAGACATGGCTGAACGCCAATCGCACACTTTCTCGTTCTTGGACAGATGACACTCAAGCGTCAACGTCGAAAGTGCCAATGGGTAAAGAGCACGACTTATAATATGCCACGCTGGTTGTCCAAAGTATGGTTTTGTGGTAAACGGTTTATTGGCATTTGAGTCAAAAATCACTACTGACTACCACGAAGAAATGAATGCGATTTCATTTTAAGGAGTGGTTTCATGATGTATTGCTACCTGGGCTGCTAGAGCCTTCAGTTATATTAATGGATAACGCACCTTATCATTCGGTGCAAAAAAATAAAGCACCCACCCAAGCTAATGAGCTAAAAGATGAATTGGTGGCTTGGCTGCAAAAAGTGGCATTAACGCAAATATGTTGTGGCGTACACACAAactctatttttatatac
Protein-coding sequences here:
- the LOC123661256 gene encoding nematocyst expressed protein 3-like; translated protein: MQWGVFRACTPPDAISLVSRLLEYTPGARLSPLQACAHSFFDELREPNARLPNGRPLPPLFNFTDYELAIQPSLNDFLKPRAAPPSLNDFLKPRAAPAPDAPPALTAPDPSLNDFLKPRAAPAPDAPPALTAPDPSLNDFLKPRAAPAPDAPPALTAPDPSLNDFLKPRAAPAPDAPPALTAPDPSLNDFLKPRAAPAPDAPPALTAPDPSLNDFLKPRAAPAPDAPPALTAPDPSLNDFLKPRAAPAPDAPPALTAPDATGSPLPPSTLVLTPLTLQARHSALAQRLPQAARRSHYSHYSHSIPDRDSSDLRPAAEFPKCTEHVCAGETAASGPSGGSPGAS